The Sulfurospirillum diekertiae genomic sequence TTAACCACCCATTAGAGTGTGGTGTGTGTGACCAAAGCGGTGAATGTGAACTTCAGAACTACACCTTGCATATGGGTGTAGATAGCCAACACCACTGCATCGCGGATACGCATCGCCCGACGAAACAGTGGGGTAAAATCCATTACGACGCATCGTTATGTATTGTGTGTGAGCGTTGTGTCACCGTCTGTAAAGACATGATCGGTGAATCAGCCCTTAAAACTGTTCCTCGCGGTGGTGCTGAGCTTGATAAGGCATGGAAAGATAAAACCGAAAAAGACGCCTATGCGATGTGGAATAAACTTCAAAAGTCCATCATCGGGATCGCCAGTGGCGCTGAAACATTAGACTGTACGCAGTGTGGCGAATGTACCGCCGTATGCCCTGTGGGTGCACTCGTAGGTTCAGACTTCCAATACACTTCCAACGCGTGGGAACTGAAAAAAATTCCAGCGTCCAATCCTCACAGTTCAGATTGTTCACTTCTTTATTACGATGTCAAACACACGAGTATTAGTAACTCTTCGCCAAAAATTTACCGCGTCAATAGTGACCATAATTACGCACCGCTTCATGCGGCAGCACGTTATGGCTTTGACTTCCAAAATGAGGTTACATGTAAAGATGAAAACACCTTTACTAAAGCAGTTGAACTGCTTCAAACCAAAGTCGACACCATTGTTTTTGATAGTTACATGACCAATGAAGAAGCACTGATTTTACAAAAACTCAAAGAAAAATTTGGCTTTAAATTAATCAATGAAGATGCCAAAGCGTATCAAAACTTCCTCAAACATTTTGCAAGCACTGCGGGCACAAGCTTGTACGGTGGTGATTTAAAAAGTATTGCTGAAAGCAATTTTGTGGTGAGTTTTGGGACAGCGATTAAAACCGATAGCCCCAATGCGGGTTATGCGATGAACAATGCGATTGGTATGAACAAAGGTGCTGGAATTTATTTCCACCCTGTGGCTGATCCTATCGTTGCGGGTTATTCTAAAAACCTACTCAGCATCACCCATAAAATTGGTGCTGAAGAAGCCATTGCTTACCTCTTACTTGATCTTTTTGGAGACAAAGAAGCGATGCCAAAAAGTGTTGTGGAATATTTGGCAACTTTTCACACTATAGAGACAAAAACCATTCAAGAGAGCGTCAAAGAAGAGATCAAAGAGATGGTCAAAGACGAAGAGAGTGGTGAGGAAAAAGAGGTTGTTAAGACCATCACGAAAATGGTGGATAAAGAGATCGAAGTTGACACCAATGCGCTGGTTGGAATGATTGGCGCGGAAGCGGATTTGGTTGAAAAAATTACCAAGCTTTTGGATAAAAAAGATAGCTTTAGTTTGATCGCGGGTGAAGATTTGTACAACCATCCACGAGCGGAAAATATCGCCAAACTGTTAGGCTTGATCGAGCGATTTACCGCATTTAAATTGGTCATTATCCCATCACGTACCAATACATTCGGTGTTTCACTGATTTGTGATTTAGATGAACAAAAAGGTAACTTCA encodes the following:
- a CDS encoding NADH-quinone oxidoreductase subunit G, producing the protein MSDVLITIDGKQCTAQEGEYVLGVARRNDIFIPALCYVTNCSPTLACRLCLVDIDGKRAYSCNARAKEGMNVITKTEEIEKERRAIMEIYDINHPLECGVCDQSGECELQNYTLHMGVDSQHHCIADTHRPTKQWGKIHYDASLCIVCERCVTVCKDMIGESALKTVPRGGAELDKAWKDKTEKDAYAMWNKLQKSIIGIASGAETLDCTQCGECTAVCPVGALVGSDFQYTSNAWELKKIPASNPHSSDCSLLYYDVKHTSISNSSPKIYRVNSDHNYAPLHAAARYGFDFQNEVTCKDENTFTKAVELLQTKVDTIVFDSYMTNEEALILQKLKEKFGFKLINEDAKAYQNFLKHFASTAGTSLYGGDLKSIAESNFVVSFGTAIKTDSPNAGYAMNNAIGMNKGAGIYFHPVADPIVAGYSKNLLSITHKIGAEEAIAYLLLDLFGDKEAMPKSVVEYLATFHTIETKTIQESVKEEIKEMVKDEESGEEKEVVKTITKMVDKEIEVDTNALVGMIGAEADLVEKITKLLDKKDSFSLIAGEDLYNHPRAENIAKLLGLIERFTAFKLVIIPSRTNTFGVSLICDLDEQKGNFTLGYNVKGDFTLSALGKGDLDMPALNQQEGTFTSMNKRVVPTNAALPFKGYCLNDIANALGLETEWTIDYTPYLPLDKGFKAEKFDALPNRFENDGTENRGYALTAQTFTCKDDVAPIESFTCKEGDVVYRANPVHQFSAFTNKAHQLNEAGALYVSTAFLEAKNLHDGAIVTLENDEGVKLPIAIKEEKMIDGLIAYLPTFDTKIDTAPFFKEGYRFAHVAIKGVEHA